The proteins below are encoded in one region of Aquisphaera giovannonii:
- a CDS encoding BlaI/MecI/CopY family transcriptional regulator — protein MPDGEPRITGEEWHVMEVLWDRGPATPAEVIRRVAEEQGWTHRTVRTLLSRLVQKGILRREGDGTRPVYRPAVGRRQSVRELGRSFLQGSFDAGAASLLLHFAREARIGPEELDRLKKLLAQTHGDDEP, from the coding sequence ATGCCCGATGGGGAGCCGCGGATCACGGGGGAAGAGTGGCACGTGATGGAAGTCCTCTGGGACCGCGGCCCGGCGACGCCGGCGGAGGTCATCCGGCGGGTCGCAGAGGAGCAGGGCTGGACTCATCGGACCGTCCGAACGCTGCTGTCCCGCCTCGTGCAGAAGGGCATCCTCCGTCGCGAAGGGGATGGCACGCGCCCGGTCTACCGCCCCGCGGTCGGCCGCAGGCAGAGCGTCAGGGAGCTGGGACGGTCCTTCTTGCAGGGGTCCTTCGACGCCGGAGCGGCCTCGCTCCTGCTCCACTTCGCCCGCGAGGCGAGGATAGGCCCCGAGGAACTGGATCGGCTCAAGAAGCTCCTCGCCCAAACGCACGGGGATGACGAGCCATGA
- a CDS encoding SdpI family protein, with amino-acid sequence MNRGYWIVAAALVLASWTLAAWAYPGLPRQVPIHWNIEGKVDGWGDKTWATFLAPALMTGFLVFFALLPALSPKSFEVESFRPTYLYCMVVTLGLFAYMNAVILLATKQELQPGGWRIDIGRALIAGLFLFFALLGNVMGKVRKNFYIGFRVPWTLASDRVWNDTHRLAAWLMTGGGVVGFLAVVMGASLYVAFSVLLITTLVPLVYSFVHYKSLERKGLI; translated from the coding sequence GTGAACCGTGGATACTGGATAGTCGCCGCGGCGTTGGTCCTGGCGAGCTGGACACTCGCCGCCTGGGCCTATCCGGGCCTGCCCCGGCAGGTCCCGATCCACTGGAATATCGAGGGCAAGGTGGACGGGTGGGGGGATAAGACCTGGGCTACCTTCCTCGCGCCGGCGTTGATGACCGGCTTCCTCGTCTTCTTCGCCCTCCTGCCCGCACTCTCTCCGAAGTCGTTCGAGGTGGAGTCCTTCAGGCCGACATACCTCTATTGCATGGTCGTCACCCTCGGCCTCTTCGCGTACATGAACGCCGTGATCCTGCTGGCCACGAAGCAGGAGCTACAGCCGGGCGGCTGGCGCATCGACATCGGCCGCGCGCTGATCGCCGGCCTGTTCCTCTTCTTCGCCCTGCTCGGCAACGTCATGGGGAAGGTCCGCAAGAACTTCTACATCGGCTTCCGAGTCCCCTGGACGCTCGCGAGCGACCGGGTCTGGAACGACACCCACCGCCTCGCCGCATGGCTGATGACCGGCGGCGGAGTCGTCGGGTTCCTCGCCGTGGTCATGGGTGCGTCGCTCTACGTGGCCTTCAGCGTGCTCCTGATCACGACGCTCGTCCCGCTGGTGTACTCCTTCGTCCACTACAAGAGCCTTGAGCGTAAGGGGCTCATCTGA
- a CDS encoding autorepressor SdpR family transcription factor — translation MKLNEILRALADPTRREILQLLQGGERTAGELASSFDMTRPSVSHHFSVLKDADLVTTRREGQQIFYSLNTTVVQDVMTRLWDLFGDGQEEVKS, via the coding sequence ATGAAGCTCAACGAGATCCTCAGGGCGCTCGCCGATCCGACGCGGCGGGAGATCCTTCAGCTGCTCCAGGGCGGGGAACGGACGGCGGGCGAGCTGGCGAGTTCGTTCGACATGACGAGGCCGTCCGTGTCACACCATTTCTCCGTCCTGAAGGATGCGGACCTCGTCACGACGCGCCGCGAGGGTCAGCAGATCTTCTACTCCCTGAACACGACGGTCGTGCAGGACGTCATGACGCGCCTGTGGGACCTGTTCGGGGATGGGCAAGAGGAGGTGAAGTCGTGA
- a CDS encoding LOG family protein, producing MSESSSLCVFCGSSAGHSPSFAEAARLIGEAIVRNRAMLVYGGGRVGLMGIVADAVLSAGGRAVGVIPEALATKEIAHDGLSELHVVAGMHERKALMAARSSAFLALPGGIGTFEEFFEILSWQALGIHSKPIGLLNVGGYFDPLLSLLDHGIASRFIRPAHLRPLVVSDQAEAIVRKLLGHEDVVTPTPWLSLDQS from the coding sequence ATGTCCGAGAGTTCCAGCCTCTGCGTATTCTGCGGCTCATCCGCGGGTCACTCGCCTTCATTCGCGGAGGCCGCCCGGCTCATCGGCGAGGCGATCGTCCGCAACCGGGCCATGCTCGTCTACGGAGGCGGCCGCGTCGGGCTGATGGGGATCGTCGCCGACGCCGTCCTCTCCGCCGGAGGCCGGGCCGTCGGCGTCATCCCGGAGGCGTTGGCGACGAAGGAGATCGCCCACGACGGCCTCAGCGAACTCCATGTCGTCGCCGGCATGCACGAGCGGAAGGCCCTCATGGCGGCCCGGTCCTCGGCGTTTCTCGCGCTCCCGGGCGGGATCGGGACGTTCGAAGAATTCTTCGAGATCCTCAGCTGGCAGGCACTGGGCATCCACAGCAAGCCGATAGGGCTCCTCAACGTCGGGGGCTATTTCGACCCCTTGCTCTCCCTCCTGGATCACGGCATCGCCAGCCGGTTCATCCGACCGGCCCACCTCCGCCCGCTGGTCGTGTCCGACCAGGCGGAGGCGATCGTCCGGAAGCTCCTTGGCCACGAGGACGTCGTCACCCCGACGCCCTGGCTGTCCCTCGATCAATCCTGA